In Arthrobacter sp. CDRTa11, one DNA window encodes the following:
- a CDS encoding hydroxyacid dehydrogenase — protein sequence MSAKPKALLVMNSGTFEDQFDSARLQRLAGLVDLDERAWTDSLDSPGLAERLADVEILVTSWGVPLLTSERLGRMPKLRAVFHCAGTVRSFASEELWERGILVTNGADANAIPVAEFTFASIVLAGKKAHVLANDARTHREDWSYIAQRGELGNIGRVIGVIGYSRIGRRVVQLAQQLQDVTVLVSDPHADPLAVKAAGGRLVPLEELLPASDIVTVHAPALPETRHMIGAPELRAMKDHATLINTARGSLVDTRALEVECATGRIHALLDVTEPEPLPADSVLYDLPNVIITPHIAGSLGTETRRMSDAALDDLERYLTGQELLAQVVHEDLSLSA from the coding sequence ATGTCAGCCAAACCCAAGGCGCTGCTGGTGATGAATAGCGGAACCTTTGAAGACCAATTCGACTCCGCGCGCCTGCAGCGTCTCGCCGGACTCGTCGACCTGGATGAACGGGCGTGGACGGATTCCCTGGATTCGCCGGGCCTCGCCGAACGGCTGGCCGACGTCGAAATCCTTGTTACCAGCTGGGGGGTCCCGCTGCTCACGTCCGAGCGGCTCGGGCGGATGCCCAAACTGCGCGCAGTCTTCCACTGCGCCGGGACGGTGCGAAGCTTCGCCAGCGAGGAACTGTGGGAACGCGGCATCCTGGTCACCAACGGAGCGGACGCAAACGCCATCCCGGTGGCCGAGTTCACCTTCGCCTCCATCGTCCTGGCCGGGAAGAAGGCCCACGTCCTGGCCAACGACGCCCGGACTCATCGGGAAGACTGGAGCTACATCGCGCAGCGCGGCGAGCTCGGCAACATCGGGCGGGTCATCGGCGTGATCGGTTACTCACGGATCGGACGCCGTGTGGTCCAGCTAGCCCAGCAACTGCAGGATGTCACCGTCCTCGTGAGCGATCCGCACGCCGATCCACTCGCCGTCAAGGCAGCCGGCGGACGGCTGGTCCCGCTGGAAGAGCTCCTGCCGGCGTCGGACATCGTGACCGTCCACGCGCCCGCACTGCCCGAGACCCGGCACATGATCGGCGCACCGGAGCTGCGGGCCATGAAGGACCACGCAACCCTGATTAACACGGCCCGCGGATCACTGGTGGACACCAGGGCACTAGAGGTTGAGTGCGCCACCGGCCGGATCCACGCCCTCCTCGACGTCACCGAACCCGAGCCGCTGCCGGCGGACTCCGTGCTCTATGACCTCCCCAATGTGATCATCACCCCGCACATCGCCGGTTCTCTGGGAACGGAAACCCGCAGGATGTCCGACGCCGCACTGGATGACCTGGAACGGTACCTGACCGGACAGGAACTCCTCGCCCAGGTGGTTCACGAAGACCTTTCCCTCAGCGCCTGA